One genomic segment of Arthrobacter sp. JZ12 includes these proteins:
- a CDS encoding nucleotide exchange factor GrpE yields the protein MPHHGNEEEHAEPVSFRDNRKIDPETGQVRGQQGTGDSAEAGVPDSAPAAGAGQEQAAGSADTGTGDSGADGADALAQAEAILNQAGGGENIPAPSTNVEAELRNDLLRLQAEYVNYRKRVERDRDVARDMAVIGVLNSLMPVLDDIDAARAHGDLAEGPFAAISTKLENALKTYGLTRIDETGVEFDPNIHEALIQQPSADVQFDSVSQILRAGYKKDERVLRAAQVIVAVPE from the coding sequence ATGCCGCACCACGGAAACGAAGAAGAGCACGCAGAGCCGGTCAGCTTCCGGGATAACCGGAAGATCGACCCGGAAACTGGGCAGGTCCGTGGGCAGCAGGGCACAGGCGACTCGGCTGAGGCCGGAGTTCCTGACTCGGCACCCGCAGCGGGTGCCGGTCAGGAGCAGGCTGCCGGCTCCGCTGACACCGGAACCGGGGACAGCGGAGCCGACGGCGCCGATGCCCTGGCCCAGGCAGAGGCCATCCTCAACCAGGCGGGCGGTGGGGAGAACATTCCTGCTCCGTCCACCAATGTGGAAGCCGAACTGCGCAACGACCTGTTGAGGCTCCAGGCTGAGTACGTCAACTACCGGAAGCGTGTGGAGCGTGACCGGGACGTTGCCCGCGACATGGCAGTCATTGGAGTCCTGAACTCACTGATGCCGGTCCTGGACGACATCGACGCTGCCCGTGCCCACGGCGACCTTGCCGAAGGCCCATTCGCTGCAATCTCCACCAAGCTGGAGAACGCGCTGAAGACCTACGGCCTGACCCGGATCGACGAGACCGGTGTGGAGTTCGACCCAAACATCCACGAGGCCCTCATCCAGCAGCCCAGCGCCGATGTGCAGTTCGACAGCGTCAGCCAGATCCTGCGCGCCGGCTACAAAAAAGACGAAAGAGTGCTGCGCGCAGCTCAGGTAATCGTGGCAGTACCGGAATAG
- a CDS encoding DnaJ C-terminal domain-containing protein: MASQDWVDKDFYKILGVPKDASDADIKKAYRKLARKFHPDQNHNDAAAEKQFKDISEAYSVLSDPEERQQYDAIRAMGSGARFTAGGPGGPGGAAGFEDIFGNLFGQTAGRTRGGFRGSDLPPEFADLFGGGGYPSGGGFPGYSAPPRKGADRTASTSISFAGSIRGTTIGLREPSGEVIDVRIPAGIRDGQKVRVRGKGQSGPAGNGDLMVTVNVKPHPFFQRDGDNIRVHVPVTFPEATLGAQIEVPTVTGETVKVKIPAGTPSGRTLRVKGRGVRTAKGTGDLLVTIDVVVPQNLNKDAAAAVEAFANATQEANPRSGLAEKARL, translated from the coding sequence ATGGCAAGTCAGGATTGGGTCGATAAGGACTTCTACAAGATCCTTGGCGTGCCCAAGGACGCATCCGACGCCGACATCAAGAAGGCCTATCGGAAACTCGCGCGCAAGTTCCATCCGGACCAGAATCACAATGACGCTGCCGCGGAGAAACAGTTCAAAGACATCTCCGAGGCATATTCAGTGCTGTCCGATCCGGAAGAACGCCAGCAGTACGACGCGATCCGGGCCATGGGCAGCGGTGCCCGCTTCACCGCCGGCGGGCCTGGTGGCCCGGGCGGCGCCGCCGGATTCGAGGACATCTTCGGCAATCTCTTTGGCCAGACGGCCGGCCGTACCCGCGGTGGTTTCCGCGGCAGCGACCTTCCGCCCGAGTTCGCGGACCTTTTCGGTGGTGGCGGCTATCCGTCGGGAGGCGGCTTTCCCGGCTATTCGGCGCCTCCGCGAAAGGGTGCGGACCGCACGGCGAGTACCAGCATCTCCTTTGCCGGGTCCATACGCGGCACCACCATCGGGCTGCGGGAACCTTCAGGTGAAGTGATCGACGTTCGCATTCCCGCCGGTATTCGGGACGGGCAGAAGGTTCGTGTCCGTGGAAAGGGCCAGAGCGGCCCGGCCGGGAACGGTGACCTGATGGTCACCGTGAACGTGAAACCGCACCCCTTCTTCCAGCGCGACGGCGACAACATCCGGGTGCACGTACCGGTTACCTTCCCGGAGGCAACGCTGGGGGCACAGATCGAAGTGCCCACCGTCACGGGAGAAACCGTGAAGGTGAAGATCCCGGCTGGCACGCCGTCAGGGCGCACGCTTCGGGTGAAGGGCCGGGGAGTGAGAACGGCGAAGGGCACGGGTGACCTGCTGGTGACCATTGACGTCGTCGTACCCCAGAATCTGAACAAGGACGCCGCAGCCGCGGTAGAGGCATTTGCAAACGCAACCCAGGAAGCTAATCCCCGCAGCGGTCTTGCCGAGAAGGCACGGTTGTAG